TAAATTTCGGAAAACTCGCAAATTAGATGCAGTGCTAATTCATGTCCCTCTTGAATACGAGGTGTATTCGGACCGTCGATTAAAAGACAGAAATCAGCTAAACGCGAGAGTTTGGACTCGAATGGGCCTGTAAGACCGATTATTTGGCATCCCAAGGCTTTGGCTGACTGAGCAGCGCGAACTATATTCGAGGAATTACCGCTTGTTGATATACATACGAGAATATCGCCGGAAACAGCGAGAGCTTCGACCTGCCTAGAAAAAACCTCCTCCCAACCAAAATCGTTAGCAAGAGCGGTTATCGCGCTGGTGTCGGTTGTTAGAGCAATTGCAGGTATTGGCCTGCGGTTCACACCGAGACCAAGCTGTCCAACAAACTCAGCCGAGGCGTGCTGAGCGTCCGCAGCGCTTCCACCGTTTCCAACAAACATAATTTTGTTTCCGCTTTCAATCGCCGAAACAATCACCCCGACTGCATTAAACAATGAATCTATCTGAGATTCGAGCGAGGCTATAGCTTTTTTTGAATCCTGTATCGATAGCAGTATTCTCTCTCTAATATCTTCCATCAAAACTCCGCAGAAATATTGAAGGAATGCCTCGGGGGTAAACCCTCGCGCTCCAATCGTAGTGAATAACCCACTCCGAATTTACAAAAATCAGCATCGAATTTGTATCCGGCACCGAATGTCGGAAGAAGGTCGTCGAGACCGGCAGCGAGGGTTATATCCTCGACTGGATTACCGAATACTCCACCACGAAATTTAAATTCTTCAAATTTATAATACTCTGTCTCGGCGGTTATTCCTATTGGAACAACTTTTAAACGGTATAAAATCCCGCCTCTCAGATTCGAAGGAATGGATTCATCGGAATTGGAGGCGTTTTCTGTGCCATATACCTTCGCTGAATTCCATTGGTATTTCATCCCAATATTTTGGTAAGCTACTCCAATGGCAAGTTGGTCGTTTAAAAGCTCCCCATGAATACCGAGGTCGAAACCAGCAACATAGGCCGTTATCTCATTGAGTCGCGCCTGAAGATATTTGGCATTAACTCCAACCGATAGGTCGGAAGTAACAACCTTTGAGAATGTAAGGAAAATAGCATCCTCACCGTAATTGAGTTGGTCGGTGTAGTTTCCGCTAATATCCCTTCCAGAAATTTCACCCGCGTCGGCGTGGACCCAAGTAAGCGCAACTGCTGCGTCATTTTTTATGTTCCACCCGGCCGACAGATTATAAAGCGATCTATCGAGAGCAAGCATCGAATATCCCGAACTTACACCGAGACCCTTCATTTTTTGTATCGATGCAGGATTAAACCACCCGGAACCTACACCACCGAGAGCCGTTCCGCACCCGCCGAGAGCGACATTTTCCCAGCCGATAGGCATGGTCAAAAAAGCAGCGGCTTCGCCATCGGCGAAAACCGGCGTAATCAATGCAAGTATAATTAATACTCGAACTAAATATCTCATTTAAACCCCATTATATTTTTTGATTCATATTTACTTGATTATCATCAACTTGCCCCAACGGTCACCGCTGTCGGTTTCTACTCTGAAGAAATAAAGGCCGTTGTCGGGTTCGATACCATTTTCTAACTTGCCGTTCCACTGGATGCGGTTTTTACCGTTCTGGGGCACAGCATCCCAAAGGATAGTGGCAACCTTGTTTATATCGTAATCGAATAATTCTATTTTAGCCAAACCGCCGCCTTCGGAATCGAAAACAAAAAAGCAGCTTTCGTGGTAGCGCGGCGAATATGGATTCGGGAAGGCATAAACATAATCCGAACTACCGTCGGCGGCGTTGGGATCTTGAGTGGAGGCTTCCTCGGCTGAGGGGAAATTCGCGACTATCTCCCAGGTCTCACCGCCATCGGAGGTGCGAGCGATCCCCTCGGAATAGGTGCCGACATAGAGTACTCCCCCACAGTCTGTCGCCGAAACAACCTCCTCTTTGAGGATATCGATATCGATATAACCTCCCGAATTGACATCGAGACCTGAGACGGTAAGCGTCTCGACCGTATCGTAATCGGGGGCAAAAGCGCGCGAAAGCCCATGACGGCATGCCATCCATAGTGTGTCGCCGGTGAATCCCATATTCCACGATACAAATCCCTCACCGGTCTGTTCCCATGTGGAACCACCGTTAAATGAATAGGAAATTGCATCATAATCGCTACCGGCGCTGTTCGAGGATGTATATCGAGAGCAAGCAAAAATGCCGGTTTCCGTGCTATATTGAAAATCAAGAGATATTATCCAATTGCCGGAAAGTGCGCCGATATCCATCGAGTCACGCCTCCAGGAAATATAGTAATTGGACACCGAATCTACTTCGAATGTTGTGCTATCGACCCATGTCGTATCAAAAATAGGAATGGAATCTGGAATCCAATGACCTGTAGTATCCACCTTATCCCATGCGAATGTTCCTTCGCGGCCAAAATAAAGGCCTCGTGCACTTCCAGCCCAAACCACAGGAGGATTAACAGAAGTATCAGCTGTTACCGAGAAAAAACGATGGCCGAGATCGCTGTAACTGAGGCTGTCGGAACCATCCGGGAAAACACTTTGCCAACTAGCCCCGCGATCGGAAGAAAAAATAAGGCCACCATAAAAGCAAGAAGCATATACGATTGTGTCTTCACCATCGGGGATTATGGCTAGATCGTATGCCAACTTTCCAACTCCGTTGGCTGAAGTAGCCTGCGTGCAATGCTCAAAGGTTTCGCCGCCATCGAAGCTGATGTAAAAACCATCGCCGGCAGGAAGTGAATTATTGGGATCAGTGGGATCCTCGAAATCGTAGCTCGCAGCAGCCCAAACCCAATCTCCGAGAATCGATAGGGCCGCAAAACCTATATCCGGCAGTTTGCTTTCCCACGTTTCGCCGCCATCGCGCGAGACGGCAAGGCCTCTACCTGTAGAGACCCAAATATCTCCGCTATAGGCATTGAACTCGATATCTCCGATGGCGTTAGACGAAGGCGAATCGTCACTCGCCGATAGGATAATGCCCGGAGTTATACTACCCGGGATAGAAAGGGGCATTGCATTCAAAATGCCTACGGCAATGGTGATAATTACTGCTGTTATTAAACGAAGATTCATATTTACCCTTTTACTATAGCGAGTGTCTCATCAACGACACGCTTAAGTTCACTTTTCGATTTGGCCTCAGCGTTAAGCCGGACCAAAGGTTCTGTATTCGACGGTCTGAGGTTCACCCACCAATCCTTTGCCGAGATAGTTATTCCATCGAACTCATCGATATTTAATCCCTCACTAGCAAAATACTCTTTTACATTAGCTATAACCTTTTCTCTGTTGTTCACTTTGGAATTTATCTCGCCGGAACGAACATATCGGTCAAACTCCGCGATCAAATCTGATATTGGTTTATCCGCCTGAGAAAGGACTTCGAGACACACAAGAAATGCTATCAATCCACTATCTGCGAACCAGTTATCACGGAAATAGAAGTGTCCGGAATGCTCACCGCCGAAAACGGCGTTTTCCTTCTTCATTATCGGCTTAATTATTGAATGACCAACCTTTGTTCTTATTGCTTTTCCGCCCATTTGTTCGATAAGCTCAGGCACAGCACGACTACAAATGAGATTATAAACAATGCTTTCGCCAGGAAACTTTTTAAGCAAGCTTTTCGCAACCAAGGCTGTAACCATATCCCCGCCTAAAAGGTTGCCTTTTTCATCTATCAAAAACATGCGATCGGCATCGCCATCGAAGGCAGCACCAATTTGAATCTTTGGGTCTCCGGCAACCC
This portion of the bacterium genome encodes:
- a CDS encoding SIS domain-containing protein, which gives rise to MEDIRERILLSIQDSKKAIASLESQIDSLFNAVGVIVSAIESGNKIMFVGNGGSAADAQHASAEFVGQLGLGVNRRPIPAIALTTDTSAITALANDFGWEEVFSRQVEALAVSGDILVCISTSGNSSNIVRAAQSAKALGCQIIGLTGPFESKLSRLADFCLLIDGPNTPRIQEGHELALHLICEFSEIYLSKT
- a CDS encoding phosphomannomutase/phosphoglucomutase, whose amino-acid sequence is MKFDSSIFKAYDIRGIYPTSLDEEIAKLIGAGLVEYLQCREVVVGRDMRVSSSSLFSAICEGITSCGADVIDIGMVSTDGLYFAVGKYRIDAGIMITASHNPPEYNGFKICKKDAVPLSGTDGLPQIKRFVEKGVLLCGESKGKIISRNIDDEYANHCLSFIDVSKIKPFHVAIDAGNGMAGKTLPPVFERLPISVDRMFFDLDGNFPNHLASPIEPENTIELRARVAGDPKIQIGAAFDGDADRMFLIDEKGNLLGGDMVTALVAKSLLKKFPGESIVYNLICSRAVPELIEQMGGKAIRTKVGHSIIKPIMKKENAVFGGEHSGHFYFRDNWFADSGLIAFLVCLEVLSQADKPISDLIAEFDRYVRSGEINSKVNNREKVIANVKEYFASEGLNIDEFDGITISAKDWWVNLRPSNTEPLVRLNAEAKSKSELKRVVDETLAIVKG